In Pleurodeles waltl isolate 20211129_DDA chromosome 5, aPleWal1.hap1.20221129, whole genome shotgun sequence, one genomic interval encodes:
- the LOC138295848 gene encoding zinc finger protein 282-like isoform X4 — protein MLRQESEKVPVTFRDVAACFSEQEWKVLHEWQKELYSHVMMQVHQVLTSLGYVIVNPTTLLRIYKGEEVDVRDALDPVGKAGANGPTSSCHLSISPDIILRIKQEEELFCSEPQFFDEKGFNNKSSKGEMIANSDLLFKIKREESLYLSDSQDLSENESKAHHGAGAPRFQNTPLIRK, from the exons ATGCTCCGGCAGGAATCAGAAAAG GTCCCTGTCACATTCCGCGATGTTGCTGCCTGTTTTTCTGAACAAGAATGGAAGGTTTTACACGAATGGCAAAAGGAACTTTACAGTCACGTAATGATGCAGGTTCATCAAGTTTTAACCTCCCTAG GCTATGTCATCGTCAATCCTACTACTTTGCTTCGGATTTATAAAGGAGAAGAAGTAGATGTACGAGATGCCCTTGATCCAGTCGGGAAAGCAGGTGCTAATGGTCCCACCTCGT CTTGCCATCTATCCATCAGTCCTGACATAATTTTAAGGATCAAACAGGAGGAAGAGCTTTTCTGCAGCGAGCCACAGTTCTTTGATGAAAAAGGATTCAACAACAAGTCCAGTAAGG GTGAGATGATTGCAAATTCAGATTTATTATTTAAGATAAAAAGGGAAGAAAGTCTTTATCTTTCGGATTCTCAGGACCTGAGCGAAAATGAAAGCAAAGCCCATCATGGCGCAG